In one Cellulomonas sp. JZ18 genomic region, the following are encoded:
- a CDS encoding ABC transporter permease, whose protein sequence is MRAHAVRFALSVLAVALGVAFVAGTFALRTMMSGTFHGIVEAQTPADAYVRGAEALPGGAGAAGGVGEARTPVPLALADAVANVDGVRLALPEVSGPVVLVGADGTAVQSTQAPSIGIAADPRDPSLDVLSGRLPGAADEVALEQATLASSGLAVGDRTRVVVGGQVTDVEVVGEVSAGGPMAGATLVFLEPAAATAAFAPDGTVSSVAVYAHDGVDEATLADAVAAALPDVAGGADAEAVTGTSLRAELRADIDEMLGFVTAFLLVFALVSLFVGAFLIANTFQMSVRQRVREFALLRAVGASPAQVFAVVVGQAVVVGLVGAALGVLGGLGLVSVLRVVLAQVGMDLTGDVPLDAGTVVLCLAVGTLVSALAAAVPGRTAALVPPVEAMRGEVTVPERSLHRRGWVGAALVLAGAAAVGVAAVRPGLDAAEALLGGGAAAVLAGVLVAAPTVARAAMRVLAAPAVRLLPPMGRLARGNVTRQPRRTAATAGALVIGMALVGAVSVIASSAQASLARVVESSTEADLVLRSATGVLPAGAVDDVRALPGVGAAAEVAFVPAGLSAAPGEDADAGDGGAVVGLEPGVLGSTVLVDVEQGDVDDLDDASAVVNAQVATGDWAVGDTVTVTTPTGTRDLTVVAVVDTNVLGTPLVVTRDVLDALTPEPQVDTVFLDAAAGTSVAALRAAVTDAVAPYVVVSVQDRDEFVDAMAAQVDQLLVILYALLGLSLVIAVLGIVNTLALSVIERTREIGLLRAVGLGRLQLAGTVTVESVLTALFGTLVGLAVGVGLASVLPRVYAEDGLDRLVLPWGQLGAMVGLAAVVGVLAAVWPAVRASRLRVLDAIASE, encoded by the coding sequence GTGCGCGCGCACGCCGTCCGCTTCGCGCTGTCCGTGCTCGCGGTCGCGCTCGGCGTCGCGTTCGTCGCCGGCACGTTCGCGCTGCGCACGATGATGTCCGGCACGTTCCACGGGATCGTCGAGGCGCAGACGCCCGCGGACGCCTACGTGCGCGGTGCCGAGGCGCTGCCCGGCGGCGCGGGTGCGGCCGGGGGCGTCGGCGAGGCGCGCACGCCCGTCCCGCTCGCGCTCGCCGACGCCGTGGCGAACGTCGACGGCGTGCGCCTCGCCCTGCCCGAGGTCTCCGGGCCGGTCGTGCTCGTGGGCGCCGACGGCACCGCGGTCCAGTCGACGCAGGCCCCGAGCATCGGCATCGCCGCCGACCCCCGCGACCCCTCGCTCGACGTGCTGTCCGGGCGGCTGCCCGGGGCGGCGGACGAGGTCGCGCTCGAGCAGGCGACGCTCGCGTCGTCGGGCCTGGCGGTCGGGGACCGCACGCGCGTCGTCGTGGGCGGCCAGGTGACGGACGTCGAGGTGGTGGGCGAGGTGTCCGCGGGCGGGCCGATGGCCGGCGCGACCCTCGTGTTCCTCGAACCGGCCGCGGCGACCGCGGCGTTCGCCCCCGACGGCACCGTCTCGAGCGTCGCCGTGTACGCGCACGACGGCGTCGACGAGGCGACGCTGGCCGACGCGGTCGCGGCCGCGCTGCCGGACGTCGCCGGCGGCGCGGACGCCGAGGCCGTCACGGGCACGTCGCTGCGCGCCGAGCTGCGCGCCGACATCGACGAGATGCTCGGCTTCGTCACCGCGTTCCTGCTGGTCTTCGCGCTCGTCTCGCTGTTCGTCGGGGCGTTCCTCATCGCGAACACGTTCCAGATGTCGGTGCGCCAGCGGGTGCGCGAGTTCGCGCTGCTGCGGGCGGTCGGCGCGTCGCCGGCGCAGGTGTTCGCCGTGGTCGTGGGGCAGGCGGTCGTCGTCGGGCTCGTCGGCGCCGCGCTCGGGGTGCTCGGGGGTCTCGGGCTGGTGTCGGTGCTGCGCGTCGTGCTCGCGCAGGTCGGCATGGACCTCACGGGTGACGTGCCGCTCGACGCGGGCACGGTCGTGCTGTGCCTCGCGGTCGGCACGCTCGTCTCGGCGCTCGCCGCGGCCGTCCCCGGACGCACGGCCGCGCTCGTGCCGCCGGTCGAGGCGATGCGCGGGGAGGTCACGGTCCCCGAGCGGTCCCTGCACCGGCGCGGATGGGTGGGCGCCGCGCTGGTCCTGGCCGGGGCGGCCGCCGTCGGCGTGGCCGCGGTGCGGCCCGGGCTCGACGCGGCGGAGGCCCTGCTCGGCGGCGGCGCGGCGGCGGTGCTCGCCGGTGTCCTCGTCGCGGCCCCGACGGTCGCCCGCGCGGCCATGCGCGTCCTCGCGGCGCCCGCCGTGCGGCTGCTGCCGCCGATGGGACGCCTGGCCCGCGGCAACGTGACGCGGCAGCCGCGCCGGACGGCGGCCACGGCGGGCGCGCTGGTCATCGGCATGGCGCTCGTCGGGGCGGTGTCGGTCATCGCGTCGTCCGCGCAGGCGTCGCTCGCCCGCGTCGTCGAGAGCTCGACCGAGGCGGACCTCGTGCTGCGCTCGGCGACGGGCGTGCTCCCCGCGGGCGCGGTCGACGACGTGCGGGCGCTGCCCGGCGTCGGCGCGGCGGCCGAGGTCGCGTTCGTCCCCGCGGGCCTGTCCGCGGCCCCGGGCGAGGACGCGGACGCCGGGGACGGCGGTGCCGTCGTCGGCCTCGAGCCGGGCGTGCTCGGCAGCACCGTGCTCGTCGACGTGGAGCAGGGCGACGTGGACGACCTCGACGACGCCTCCGCCGTCGTGAACGCGCAGGTGGCCACGGGGGACTGGGCGGTCGGCGACACGGTGACGGTCACGACGCCCACCGGCACGCGCGACCTCACGGTCGTCGCGGTCGTCGACACGAACGTGCTCGGCACCCCGCTGGTCGTCACGCGGGACGTGCTCGACGCGCTCACACCCGAGCCGCAGGTCGACACCGTGTTCCTCGACGCGGCGGCCGGCACGTCGGTCGCCGCGCTGCGGGCGGCCGTGACCGACGCCGTGGCGCCGTACGTGGTCGTCTCCGTGCAGGACCGGGACGAGTTCGTCGACGCCATGGCCGCGCAGGTCGACCAGCTGCTCGTCATCCTCTACGCGCTGCTCGGGCTCTCGCTCGTCATCGCGGTGCTGGGGATCGTCAACACGCTCGCGCTGTCGGTGATCGAGCGGACGCGCGAGATCGGGCTGCTGCGCGCGGTGGGGCTCGGGCGGCTGCAGCTCGCCGGGACCGTGACCGTCGAGTCGGTGCTCACCGCGCTGTTCGGCACGCTGGTCGGGCTCGCGGTCGGCGTCGGGCTGGCGTCGGTCCTGCCGCGCGTCTACGCGGAGGACGGCCTCGACCGGCTCGTCCTGCCGTGGGGCCAGCTGGGCGCGATGGTCGGGCTGGCGGCGGTCGTCGGGGTGCTCGCGGCCGTGTGGCCGGCGGTCCGGGCGTCCCGGTTGCGGGTGCTGGACGCGATCGCGTCGGAGTGA
- a CDS encoding ABC transporter ATP-binding protein, with translation MTTPIASARALTRTYGRGETAVRALDGVDVEFERGRLTATMGPSGSGKSTLMHCMAGLDRPTSGTVVVDGEEVSSMSERRLTRLRRDRLGFVFQAFNLVPTLTALENITLPLDIARRPVDRDHLDAVVRAVGLTERLSHKPGELSGGQQQRVACARALVTRPAVVFADEPTGNLDSSSAREVLTFLRRSVDELGQSVVMVTHDPTAASYADRVLFLADGRIVDELTDPTPEAVLERLGALGRRDAATPAPVL, from the coding sequence ATGACCACCCCGATCGCGAGCGCCCGCGCGCTCACCCGCACCTACGGCCGCGGCGAGACCGCCGTGCGCGCCCTCGACGGCGTCGACGTCGAGTTCGAGCGCGGTCGGCTGACCGCGACGATGGGCCCGTCGGGCTCGGGGAAGTCGACGCTCATGCACTGCATGGCCGGCCTGGACCGCCCCACGTCCGGCACCGTCGTCGTCGACGGCGAGGAGGTCAGCTCGATGTCGGAGCGCCGCCTGACGCGGCTGCGCCGGGACCGGCTCGGGTTCGTGTTCCAGGCGTTCAACCTGGTGCCGACGCTGACGGCGCTGGAGAACATCACGCTCCCGCTCGACATCGCCCGCCGCCCGGTCGACCGGGACCACCTCGACGCGGTCGTGCGGGCGGTCGGCCTCACCGAGCGGCTGAGCCACAAGCCGGGTGAGCTGTCCGGCGGGCAGCAGCAGCGCGTGGCGTGCGCGCGGGCGCTGGTCACGCGGCCCGCGGTCGTCTTCGCGGACGAGCCGACGGGCAACCTCGACTCCTCGTCGGCGCGCGAGGTGCTGACGTTCCTGCGCCGCTCGGTCGACGAGCTGGGGCAGTCCGTCGTCATGGTCACGCACGACCCGACCGCGGCGTCCTACGCGGACCGCGTGCTGTTCCTCGCCGACGGGCGGATCGTCGACGAGCTCACGGACCCCACGCCCGAGGCCGTGCTCGAGCGCCTCGGCGCGCTCGGCCGCCGCGACGCCGCCACGCCGGCCCCGGTGCTCTGA
- a CDS encoding ABC transporter permease: MTTVAVPAAPAAGPRPLADVATMVRRSLLRAVRYPGLTLFLVLGPLVMLLLFVYVFGGAFGAGVAPGVAPGAEGRAAYLDYITPTLLVLTVVGGATSVATSAAMDAAGGIMARFKTMAIAPGSVLAGQVIGFVVQALVAAVLVLAATLLMGYRPGADALDWLGLLGVLVLLGFALNWLSVGMGLNARSVETASNTPMVLLLLPFLGSGFVPVETMPSAVRWFAEYQPFTPVIETVRGLLAGTALETTTTLLAIGWLVLIGVLGYAWSRSLYRRERS, translated from the coding sequence ATGACCACCGTCGCCGTCCCCGCCGCACCCGCGGCCGGCCCCCGTCCGCTCGCGGACGTCGCCACGATGGTGCGCCGCAGCCTGCTGCGTGCCGTGCGCTACCCCGGGCTCACGCTGTTCCTCGTCCTGGGCCCGCTCGTCATGCTGCTGCTGTTCGTCTACGTCTTCGGCGGCGCGTTCGGCGCCGGCGTGGCCCCGGGCGTCGCCCCCGGTGCCGAGGGGCGCGCGGCCTACCTCGACTACATCACGCCCACCCTGCTGGTCCTGACGGTCGTCGGGGGTGCGACGTCGGTGGCCACCAGCGCCGCGATGGACGCCGCCGGCGGCATCATGGCGCGGTTCAAGACCATGGCGATCGCCCCCGGGTCCGTGCTGGCGGGGCAGGTCATCGGGTTCGTCGTGCAGGCCCTCGTCGCCGCGGTGCTCGTCCTCGCGGCGACGCTGCTCATGGGCTACCGGCCGGGTGCGGACGCCCTCGACTGGCTCGGGCTGCTGGGCGTGCTCGTCCTGCTGGGGTTCGCCCTCAACTGGCTGTCGGTCGGCATGGGCCTGAACGCGCGGAGCGTCGAGACGGCCAGCAACACGCCGATGGTGCTGCTGCTCCTGCCCTTCCTGGGCAGCGGGTTCGTCCCGGTCGAGACCATGCCGTCGGCGGTGCGCTGGTTCGCGGAGTACCAGCCGTTCACGCCGGTCATCGAGACCGTCCGCGGGCTGCTCGCGGGCACCGCCCTCGAGACCACGACGACCCTGCTGGCGATCGGCTGGCTCGTGCTCATCGGCGTCCTCGGGTACGCCTGGTCGCGCTCGCTGTACCGGCGCGAGCGCAGCTGA
- a CDS encoding ABC transporter ATP-binding protein, translating to MTSDLAVDVRGLRKSYGDQTVLDGVDLAVRAGTVTALLGPNGAGKTTTVGVLSTLLRPDAGTVRVAGHDVVAEPGAVRAAIGVTGQVSAVDDLLTGAENLRLMAALHHLGRREGRERTDALLAQFGLTDAAAKPVSTWSGGMRRKLDLAMTLVGSPSVVFLDEPTTGLDPRSRRTLWDEVRALVAAGTTILLTTQYLEEADQLADRVAVLDGGRVVAEGTPAELKAVHGAGSLDDVFLRLTEPSTTDTTGTTGTTATTPKEVA from the coding sequence ATGACCAGCGACCTCGCCGTCGACGTGCGCGGCCTGCGCAAGTCCTACGGCGACCAGACCGTGCTCGACGGCGTCGACCTCGCCGTCCGTGCCGGCACCGTCACCGCCCTGCTCGGCCCCAACGGGGCCGGCAAGACCACCACCGTGGGCGTCCTGTCCACCCTGCTGCGTCCTGACGCCGGCACGGTCCGCGTCGCCGGCCACGACGTCGTCGCCGAGCCGGGCGCCGTGCGCGCCGCGATCGGCGTCACGGGCCAGGTCTCCGCCGTGGACGACCTGCTCACCGGCGCGGAGAACCTGCGGCTCATGGCCGCGCTGCACCACCTCGGCCGCCGCGAGGGCCGTGAGCGCACGGACGCGCTCCTCGCCCAGTTCGGTCTCACGGACGCCGCCGCGAAGCCGGTGTCCACGTGGTCCGGCGGCATGCGCCGCAAGCTCGACCTCGCGATGACCCTGGTCGGGTCCCCGTCGGTCGTCTTCCTCGACGAGCCGACCACAGGCCTCGACCCGCGCAGCCGCCGCACCCTCTGGGACGAGGTGCGCGCCCTCGTCGCCGCCGGCACCACCATCCTGCTCACCACGCAGTACCTCGAGGAGGCCGACCAGCTCGCCGACCGCGTCGCGGTGCTCGACGGCGGGCGCGTCGTCGCCGAGGGCACGCCCGCGGAGCTCAAGGCGGTGCACGGCGCCGGGTCCCTCGACGACGTGTTCCTGCGCCTCACCGAGCCCTCCACCACCGACACGACCGGCACCACCGGCACGACCGCCACGACCCCGAAGGAGGTGGCCTGA
- a CDS encoding DUF4097 family beta strand repeat-containing protein, with protein MPTFPVPGPVPVVVDVPFGNLHVVASDRDDVVVTVLPADPTKSGAVRAAQETRVTRDGEAVSIVYPNAWKQYVLPFSAGGAIVTVELPAGSDLRGKAGSLFSEGRLGTVELVLNGGDARLDEAERLDLKVTAGSVVVGRATGPTTVRASSGYVRVDELTGEGTIRASNGTTTVGAVTGTLEVAGAHAEIAVGRVRGTVTAKAAHAGIRVDRVESGSVTLTTSYGSIEVGVPEGTAAWLEATSEHGAVRNQLTPTEGPVADESTAEIRASSGWGDVIVRRP; from the coding sequence ATGCCCACGTTCCCCGTCCCCGGGCCCGTCCCGGTCGTCGTCGACGTCCCGTTCGGCAACCTGCACGTCGTCGCGAGCGACCGTGACGACGTCGTCGTCACCGTCCTGCCCGCCGACCCCACCAAGTCCGGCGCGGTGCGCGCGGCCCAGGAGACGCGGGTCACCCGCGACGGCGAGGCCGTGAGCATCGTCTACCCCAACGCCTGGAAGCAGTACGTGCTGCCCTTCTCGGCCGGCGGTGCGATCGTCACCGTCGAGCTGCCCGCCGGGTCGGACCTGCGCGGCAAGGCCGGGTCGCTGTTCTCCGAGGGCCGGCTCGGCACGGTCGAGCTCGTGCTCAACGGCGGCGACGCGCGCCTGGACGAGGCCGAGCGCCTCGACCTCAAGGTGACCGCCGGCTCCGTCGTCGTCGGCCGCGCGACGGGCCCGACCACCGTGCGGGCGAGCTCCGGGTACGTCCGCGTCGACGAGCTCACCGGCGAGGGCACGATCCGCGCGAGCAACGGGACGACCACCGTCGGGGCCGTCACCGGCACGCTGGAGGTCGCCGGGGCCCACGCCGAGATCGCCGTCGGCCGGGTGCGCGGCACGGTCACCGCCAAGGCCGCCCACGCCGGCATCCGCGTCGACCGGGTCGAGTCCGGCAGCGTCACGCTCACGACGTCCTACGGCTCCATCGAGGTCGGCGTGCCCGAGGGCACGGCCGCATGGCTCGAGGCGACGTCCGAGCACGGCGCCGTCCGCAACCAGCTCACCCCCACCGAGGGCCCCGTCGCCGACGAGTCGACGGCCGAGATCCGCGCCAGCAGCGGCTGGGGCGACGTGATCGTCCGCCGCCCCTGA
- a CDS encoding histidine kinase codes for MDLTRYVDDLQHRLATAADAAGDDARQLAERLTAPLDAAVRLVLLDALSSAAGEISADLAPGSVDVRLRSGEPEFVVTAPPAPASSARSDTTVTSPAAPAAPAAPVATPADADEGSTTRTTLRLPDRLKTQVEVAAARDGVSVNTWLVRAVAAALEQGDARPAATSRTEQRGVTRVTGWVR; via the coding sequence ATGGACCTCACGCGCTACGTCGACGACCTCCAGCACCGGCTCGCCACCGCGGCGGACGCCGCCGGCGACGACGCCCGGCAGCTCGCGGAGCGCCTCACGGCACCGCTCGACGCCGCCGTGCGCCTCGTCCTGCTCGACGCCCTCAGCTCCGCGGCCGGTGAGATCTCGGCCGACCTCGCGCCCGGCTCGGTCGACGTGCGGCTGCGCTCCGGCGAGCCGGAGTTCGTCGTCACCGCCCCGCCGGCGCCGGCGTCGTCGGCACGGTCCGACACCACGGTGACATCACCGGCGGCGCCGGCGGCACCCGCCGCTCCCGTCGCGACGCCGGCCGACGCCGACGAGGGCAGCACCACCCGTACCACCCTGCGCCTGCCCGACCGCCTGAAGACGCAGGTCGAGGTCGCCGCCGCGCGCGACGGCGTCTCGGTCAACACCTGGCTCGTCCGCGCGGTCGCCGCCGCGCTCGAGCAGGGCGACGCCCGTCCCGCGGCCACGAGCCGCACCGAGCAGCGCGGCGTCACGCGCGTCACCGGCTGGGTGCGCTGA